Proteins encoded within one genomic window of Actinoplanes octamycinicus:
- a CDS encoding sensor histidine kinase, which translates to MTRRWSIAGQLFALQVLVVTLLVAAGGTSAALLARRDARSAAIAKVVGVAETIAHSPAVAAGLRATNPTAVLQPFAEATRLATETDFVVVMAPDRTRFTHPKWNRIGRPFDGSIDRALRGGTVIEEYRGSLGPSIRTVVPIRDPGSGVIVGLVSVGITTASINRGLLAQVPAMAITTGLALLLAGTGSWLLSQRLRRQTHGLGPAEMTRMYEYYDAVLHAVREGLVVVDRQGRVTLINDEARRLLGVPAGVPAADLVLPPEAAALIASRQPTVDEPVLAGDRMLVASRRETRFGGRSLGTVLTLRDHTELRTLAGELDSVRGLTQALQAQAHEAANRLHTVLTLVELGRAEEAIHLATAELALAQQLTDRVVGAVDEPALAALLLGKSAQAGERGVELCVDEDSRLTGEPLPSRDLLTVVGNLVDNALEAVAGAAPPRRVRVLVRHQDDQVLVEVGDTGPGLSAEQAAAAFRRGWSTKPGPGRGVGLSLVRQVTERYGGSYAVTAAPHGGAVLTVRLPVPT; encoded by the coding sequence ATGACCCGGCGCTGGAGCATCGCGGGGCAGCTTTTCGCCCTGCAAGTGCTGGTCGTGACACTTTTGGTCGCGGCCGGCGGTACGAGCGCGGCTCTGCTGGCCCGCCGCGACGCGCGCAGCGCCGCGATCGCCAAGGTGGTCGGCGTGGCCGAGACCATCGCGCATTCGCCGGCGGTGGCCGCCGGGCTGCGCGCGACGAACCCCACCGCCGTGTTGCAGCCGTTCGCGGAAGCGACCCGGCTGGCCACCGAGACCGATTTCGTGGTGGTGATGGCTCCGGACCGGACCCGTTTCACACATCCGAAATGGAACAGGATCGGGCGACCGTTCGATGGCTCGATCGATAGGGCGCTGCGTGGCGGCACCGTGATCGAAGAGTATCGCGGGAGCCTGGGCCCATCGATACGTACCGTCGTCCCGATCCGTGATCCCGGCAGCGGCGTCATCGTCGGGCTGGTCTCGGTCGGCATCACCACCGCCTCCATCAATCGTGGTCTGCTGGCGCAGGTACCGGCGATGGCGATCACGACCGGGCTGGCGCTGCTGCTCGCCGGGACCGGCTCCTGGCTGCTCAGCCAACGGCTGCGCAGGCAGACGCACGGCCTCGGCCCGGCGGAGATGACCCGGATGTACGAGTACTACGACGCGGTCCTGCACGCCGTCCGCGAGGGCCTGGTGGTCGTCGACCGCCAAGGGAGGGTGACCCTGATCAACGACGAGGCGCGCCGGCTGCTGGGCGTGCCCGCGGGGGTACCAGCTGCCGATCTCGTTCTGCCGCCGGAGGCGGCCGCACTGATCGCCTCCCGGCAGCCCACGGTGGACGAGCCAGTGCTCGCGGGCGACCGGATGCTGGTGGCGAGCCGCCGAGAGACCCGCTTCGGAGGTCGTAGCCTGGGCACCGTGCTGACGCTGCGCGATCACACCGAGCTGCGCACGCTCGCCGGCGAGCTCGACTCGGTCCGCGGCCTCACCCAGGCCTTGCAGGCCCAGGCGCACGAGGCCGCCAACCGGCTGCACACCGTGCTCACGCTGGTCGAGCTGGGCCGCGCCGAGGAAGCCATCCACCTGGCCACCGCGGAGCTGGCTCTGGCCCAGCAGCTCACCGACCGGGTGGTGGGCGCGGTCGACGAGCCGGCGCTGGCCGCGCTGCTGCTCGGCAAGTCAGCTCAGGCCGGCGAACGAGGTGTGGAGCTGTGCGTGGACGAGGATTCCCGGCTGACCGGCGAGCCACTGCCCAGCCGCGACCTGCTGACCGTCGTCGGCAACCTGGTCGACAACGCGCTCGAGGCGGTGGCCGGGGCCGCACCGCCCCGCCGCGTCCGCGTCCTGGTGCGCCACCAGGACGACCAGGTGCTGGTCGAGGTGGGGGACACCGGTCCCGGTCTCAGCGCGGAGCAGGCCGCCGCGGCATTCCGTCGTGGCTGGTCAACCAAGCCGGGGCCGGGGCGCGGCGTCGGCCTGTCGCTGGTCCGGCAGGTCACCGAACGGTACGGGGGAAGCTATGCGGTCACGGCCGCTCCCCACGGTGGCGCGGTTTTGACGGTCCGGTTGCCGGTGCCGACATGA
- a CDS encoding DNA-processing protein DprA: MALEDVRAARIQLAWLFEPANPDLTDLVTVLGPQQTVTLLAEQPLPRTALRPELRSCTPDRLWVAAQRAAARTSQVLIPEDPGWPTGLPAADAPLCLWTRGPAIPDPATSVAIVGSRAATDYGRHAATDLAQQLASQQHTIVADGGFGIATAALRSALLTSCPPIAILPTGLDRPHPAVNHDLFSTIADTGLLLSPFPPGAQATRSRILYTQRLLAALTAGTVLIEAALRSPILEAIRHAAHLGRAALIVPGPITSAHSAGGHDLLRRDQRTRPVSSATDILTDLHT; this comes from the coding sequence ATGGCCCTTGAAGACGTTCGCGCCGCCCGCATCCAGCTCGCCTGGCTGTTCGAACCCGCCAATCCCGACCTGACCGACCTGGTCACCGTCCTCGGCCCGCAGCAAACGGTCACCCTGCTGGCCGAACAACCGCTGCCCCGCACCGCCCTGCGCCCCGAACTGCGCTCCTGCACCCCCGACCGCCTCTGGGTCGCCGCGCAGCGCGCCGCCGCCCGCACCAGCCAAGTCCTCATCCCGGAAGACCCCGGCTGGCCGACCGGCCTGCCCGCCGCCGACGCGCCGCTGTGCCTGTGGACCCGCGGCCCCGCCATCCCCGACCCGGCCACCTCGGTCGCGATCGTCGGCTCCCGCGCCGCCACCGACTACGGCCGGCACGCCGCCACCGACCTCGCCCAGCAGCTCGCCAGCCAGCAGCACACGATCGTCGCCGACGGCGGGTTCGGGATCGCCACCGCCGCGCTACGCAGCGCCCTGCTGACCAGCTGCCCGCCGATCGCGATCCTGCCCACCGGCCTCGACCGCCCGCACCCGGCCGTCAACCACGACCTGTTCAGCACCATCGCCGACACCGGCCTGCTGCTCTCGCCGTTCCCGCCCGGCGCCCAGGCGACCCGCAGCCGCATCCTCTACACCCAACGGCTGCTCGCCGCCCTCACCGCCGGCACCGTCCTGATCGAAGCCGCCCTACGCAGCCCCATCCTCGAAGCCATCCGCCACGCCGCCCACCTCGGCCGCGCCGCCCTGATCGTCCCCGGCCCGATCACCTCAGCCCACTCCGCCGGCGGCCACGACCTGCTGCGCCGCGACCAGCGCACCCGCCCGGTCAGCAGCGCCACCGACATCCTCACCGACCTGCACACCTGA
- a CDS encoding helix-turn-helix domain-containing protein: MKPPTEPAVGNAPFASGQLVKAALLASKDLTKNERMVMIAVAAHMNGAGDAYPSVATIAGYVGVSDRTVTRILAKLVALGRLIARTRKGATTIYRLAANAINQVIRAVTKRTDPRQNGRKHTTTPDTRSTSDEVAPQEVSKHLWWSRRPQQLRGAALPPPPTADRCPQHLGQHRKTCAPCRSEFLAAARGPLQTPG, translated from the coding sequence ATGAAGCCTCCGACCGAGCCGGCAGTCGGAAATGCACCCTTCGCCAGCGGTCAATTGGTCAAAGCTGCCCTGCTCGCCTCCAAAGACCTCACCAAAAACGAACGCATGGTCATGATTGCCGTAGCCGCCCACATGAACGGCGCCGGCGACGCCTACCCGTCCGTCGCCACCATCGCCGGCTACGTGGGCGTCAGCGACCGGACCGTCACCCGCATCCTCGCCAAGCTGGTCGCCCTGGGCCGCCTGATCGCCCGCACTCGAAAGGGCGCCACCACCATCTACCGCCTCGCCGCGAACGCCATCAACCAGGTGATCCGGGCCGTCACCAAGCGAACCGACCCCCGACAAAATGGCCGCAAGCACACGACTACCCCCGACACCCGAAGCACGTCAGACGAAGTGGCTCCACAGGAAGTCTCCAAGCACCTCTGGTGGTCGCGCCGACCGCAGCAGCTCCGAGGTGCGGCCCTGCCGCCGCCACCCACCGCCGACCGTTGCCCTCAACACCTCGGCCAGCACCGAAAGACCTGCGCCCCATGCCGCTCAGAATTCCTCGCTGCCGCCCGCGGGCCGCTGCAGACGCCAGGCTGA
- a CDS encoding M23 family metallopeptidase translates to MSARLLPALATGTTAALVLCLGGVTLLTTTATSASCPASTAAAADFGPQQRANAALIARVGASLHIPPRGQIIAVATALQESGLRNLGDLGARNDHDSLGLFQQRPSQGWGTPAQVRDPAYAATAFYQRLLTVPDWQTRPLTEVAQAVQRSAYPTAYAKWETAATALVAASAIGSASAGPACTTAWTKPVNGEVGSGFRTTERPGHDGVDLIAARGSPIRAAASGVVITVRCNAHRPNGTPYSCDVDGDPVTVLGCGWYAEIEHADHTVTRYCHMSHHPTVTVGQRVTTGQLIGEVGSSGHSSGPHLHLETHTEGPATEANAVEPTAFLHARGVDLNAE, encoded by the coding sequence ATGAGCGCCCGCCTGCTGCCCGCCCTCGCCACCGGCACCACCGCCGCCCTGGTCCTGTGCCTGGGCGGCGTCACCCTGCTCACCACCACCGCCACCAGCGCCAGCTGCCCTGCCTCGACTGCAGCCGCCGCCGACTTCGGCCCGCAGCAGCGCGCGAACGCCGCCCTGATCGCCCGCGTCGGCGCGTCCCTGCACATCCCGCCGCGCGGCCAGATCATCGCCGTCGCCACCGCACTGCAGGAATCGGGCCTGCGCAACCTCGGTGACCTCGGCGCCCGCAACGACCACGACTCCCTTGGCCTGTTCCAGCAACGCCCCAGCCAGGGCTGGGGGACACCCGCCCAGGTCCGCGACCCTGCCTACGCCGCGACCGCCTTCTACCAGCGCCTGCTCACCGTCCCCGACTGGCAGACCCGGCCACTCACCGAGGTGGCTCAGGCCGTCCAGCGCAGCGCCTACCCCACCGCGTACGCGAAATGGGAAACCGCAGCGACCGCCCTCGTCGCCGCCTCCGCCATCGGGTCGGCGTCAGCCGGCCCCGCCTGCACCACCGCTTGGACCAAACCGGTCAACGGCGAAGTCGGCTCCGGCTTCCGCACTACCGAACGTCCCGGTCACGACGGCGTCGACCTGATCGCCGCCCGGGGGAGTCCGATCCGGGCCGCCGCCAGCGGCGTTGTCATCACCGTCCGATGCAACGCTCACCGCCCCAACGGCACCCCGTATTCCTGCGACGTCGACGGCGACCCGGTCACCGTGCTCGGCTGCGGCTGGTACGCCGAAATCGAACACGCCGACCACACCGTCACCCGCTACTGCCACATGAGCCACCACCCGACCGTGACCGTGGGACAGCGAGTCACCACCGGCCAACTCATCGGCGAAGTCGGCAGCAGCGGCCATTCCTCCGGCCCGCACCTACACCTGGAAACCCACACCGAAGGCCCCGCCACCGAGGCGAACGCGGTCGAACCGACGGCCTTTTTACATGCCCGCGGCGTAGATCTCAACGCCGAATGA
- a CDS encoding carboxylesterase family protein: MRVTALGAATLAAAALLAAPAGASAHHPARCGQSSTGSPGSTTTHTLTSGGVQRSYRLHLPDGYRQDRPTALILSFHGRTRTAEYQEQLTGMSGLPAILVYPQGTVGNDGQPSWQGAPYSSGADDVQFTSDLITQLQRDLCVDPARVYATGKSNGGGFAALLACRLAGRIAAAAPVSGAFYPQGGACNPVRPVPIIDFHGGADTTIPYAGDATKGLPALPDWLAGWAGRSRCRAGARSSTPVAGVTRLAWPGCAADVVHYRVDALGHTWPSTTPNNDSATPTVLDATPLIWKFFREHPLAGAPVVNTAGGLLRGYASAGVEAFLGVPYAAAPLGDRRFRAPQPAPGWSGIRPASAFGANCPQGDHGSEDCLFLNVYRPAGTRSGDRRPVFFWIHGGGFTGGSGDQDGSALARTNRMIVVTVNYRLGALGFLADPALAAADGSAGNYGLMDQQAALRWVRRNAQALGANPGKVTIGGESAGGGSVCAQLTSPAATELFRAAVIESDDCLHDVDSLAHAQQRGAAIVAGVGCADATDVAACLRAAPVAALIRNTGYIAPNTSGRTLPAVPVTAIATGRWNKVPVLLGSNREEGRSFATFATGYNEAHYRQWLAAGPAWPPAPGTVSFGADAAERIAERYPLANYPAPYPAAYAIGAVITDSGTRGLGGCTQLSLAQQLSRQTPTYYYQFEDPSPPRLSSTPADFDYAAAHAYELPYLWPGMKDGSGQPFQDRMSRGQRQLSDRMIRAWGSFVNRGSPETNWPALRGGDGRLVSLQPGPAHQVIRAGDVSRAHHCDLWDQLMKEK; the protein is encoded by the coding sequence ATGAGGGTCACCGCGCTCGGCGCCGCCACGCTCGCCGCCGCGGCGCTGCTGGCCGCACCGGCCGGCGCGAGCGCGCACCACCCGGCCCGTTGCGGGCAGTCCTCGACCGGCAGCCCCGGTAGCACGACCACCCACACCCTGACCAGCGGCGGCGTGCAGCGCAGCTACCGGCTGCACCTGCCGGACGGCTACCGGCAGGACCGGCCCACCGCGCTGATCCTGTCCTTCCACGGGCGCACCCGCACCGCCGAATATCAGGAACAGCTCACCGGAATGTCGGGGCTGCCCGCCATCCTGGTCTACCCGCAGGGCACCGTCGGCAACGACGGGCAACCTTCCTGGCAGGGCGCGCCGTACTCATCCGGCGCCGACGACGTCCAATTCACCAGCGACCTGATCACTCAATTGCAGCGTGACCTGTGCGTCGACCCGGCCCGGGTCTACGCCACCGGAAAGTCCAACGGCGGCGGCTTCGCGGCCCTGCTGGCCTGCCGTCTGGCCGGTCGGATCGCCGCCGCCGCACCGGTCTCCGGCGCGTTCTATCCGCAGGGCGGCGCCTGCAACCCGGTACGGCCGGTGCCGATCATCGACTTCCACGGTGGCGCGGACACGACCATCCCGTACGCCGGGGACGCCACCAAAGGGCTGCCCGCGCTGCCGGACTGGCTGGCCGGATGGGCCGGCCGCAGCCGCTGCCGCGCCGGCGCCAGGAGCAGCACCCCGGTCGCCGGGGTTACCCGGCTCGCCTGGCCGGGCTGCGCGGCCGACGTGGTGCACTACCGGGTCGACGCGCTCGGGCACACCTGGCCCAGCACCACGCCGAACAACGACTCGGCCACCCCGACCGTGCTGGACGCCACCCCCCTGATCTGGAAGTTCTTCCGCGAACATCCGCTCGCCGGCGCGCCGGTGGTGAACACCGCAGGCGGACTTCTGCGCGGCTACGCGAGCGCCGGCGTGGAGGCGTTCCTCGGCGTCCCGTACGCCGCAGCCCCGCTCGGTGACCGCCGGTTCCGCGCACCACAACCCGCACCCGGCTGGTCCGGCATCCGGCCGGCGAGCGCCTTCGGCGCGAACTGCCCGCAGGGTGACCACGGCAGTGAGGACTGCCTGTTCCTCAATGTCTACCGGCCGGCCGGCACCCGCTCCGGCGACCGGCGTCCAGTGTTCTTCTGGATCCACGGCGGCGGCTTCACCGGCGGCTCCGGCGACCAGGACGGCAGCGCCCTGGCCCGCACCAACCGGATGATCGTGGTGACCGTCAACTACCGGCTCGGCGCGCTCGGCTTCCTGGCCGACCCCGCGCTGGCGGCTGCCGACGGCTCCGCCGGCAACTACGGCCTGATGGACCAACAGGCGGCGCTGCGCTGGGTACGGCGCAACGCCCAGGCGCTCGGCGCGAACCCGGGCAAGGTGACCATCGGCGGCGAGTCCGCCGGCGGCGGCTCGGTCTGCGCGCAACTCACATCCCCCGCGGCGACTGAGCTGTTCCGGGCCGCGGTGATCGAGTCCGACGATTGCCTGCACGACGTCGACTCGCTGGCACACGCCCAGCAGCGGGGTGCCGCGATCGTGGCCGGCGTCGGGTGCGCCGACGCCACCGACGTGGCCGCGTGCCTGCGCGCGGCGCCGGTCGCCGCCCTGATCAGGAATACCGGGTACATCGCCCCCAACACCAGCGGCCGGACGTTGCCGGCGGTGCCGGTCACCGCGATCGCGACCGGCAGGTGGAACAAGGTGCCCGTCCTGCTGGGCAGCAACCGCGAGGAGGGCCGGTCGTTCGCGACCTTCGCCACCGGCTACAACGAAGCACATTACCGGCAGTGGCTCGCCGCCGGGCCGGCGTGGCCGCCCGCGCCCGGCACCGTCAGCTTCGGAGCGGACGCAGCCGAGCGGATCGCCGAACGCTATCCGCTCGCGAACTACCCGGCTCCCTACCCGGCTGCGTACGCGATCGGTGCGGTCATCACCGACAGCGGCACGCGGGGACTCGGCGGTTGCACCCAGCTCTCCCTCGCTCAGCAACTGAGCCGGCAGACGCCCACCTACTACTACCAGTTCGAGGACCCGAGCCCACCCCGGCTGTCGAGCACACCGGCCGACTTCGACTATGCGGCGGCACACGCGTACGAACTGCCCTACCTGTGGCCGGGGATGAAGGACGGGTCCGGGCAGCCCTTCCAGGACCGGATGTCGCGGGGACAGCGGCAACTGTCGGACCGGATGATCCGGGCCTGGGGGTCGTTCGTGAACCGGGGCAGCCCGGAGACGAACTGGCCGGCTCTGCGTGGCGGTGACGGGCGGCTGGTCTCGCTGCAGCCCGGCCCGGCTCATCAGGTAATCCGGGCAGGCGATGTGTCCCGGGCCCACCACTGCGATCTCTGGGATCAGCTCATGAAGGAGAAATGA
- a CDS encoding response regulator yields MTAAIRVLVVDDEPLIADAHRAYTEKVDGFVVVAVTHTARAALTALRAQPIDLVLLDLNLPDLHGLEVARALRSSGSGTDVLAVTSARDIAMVRQAVALGVTHYLLKPFTFAAFRDKLDRYARYRSQLREAGRVTAQHEIDRVFATLRGTDQDTLPKGLDAGTLDLVLAALREVAAPGGLSAAEVAARAGTSRVTARRYLEHLADSGRVTRWPRYGGPGRPEVEYRPA; encoded by the coding sequence ATGACGGCCGCCATCCGGGTGCTGGTCGTCGACGACGAGCCGCTGATCGCCGACGCGCACCGCGCGTACACCGAAAAGGTCGACGGGTTCGTGGTCGTCGCCGTGACCCACACCGCGCGCGCCGCCCTAACGGCGCTGCGGGCCCAGCCGATCGATCTGGTCCTGCTCGACCTGAACTTGCCCGACCTGCACGGTCTCGAGGTGGCCCGGGCGCTGCGCAGCTCGGGCAGCGGCACCGACGTGCTGGCGGTGACGTCGGCCAGGGACATCGCCATGGTCCGGCAGGCGGTGGCGCTCGGCGTCACCCATTACCTGCTGAAGCCGTTCACCTTCGCGGCCTTCCGCGACAAGCTCGACCGCTATGCCCGCTACCGCAGCCAGCTGCGCGAAGCCGGACGGGTGACCGCCCAGCACGAGATCGACCGGGTGTTCGCGACGTTGCGCGGCACCGACCAGGACACCCTGCCCAAAGGGCTCGACGCCGGCACGCTCGACCTGGTGCTGGCCGCTCTGCGGGAGGTGGCCGCCCCGGGGGGCCTGTCGGCCGCCGAGGTCGCGGCTCGCGCCGGCACCTCACGGGTAACGGCTCGCCGCTATCTCGAACACCTGGCGGACTCCGGGCGGGTGACCCGCTGGCCACGATACGGCGGCCCGGGACGGCCGGAGGTCGAATACCGTCCGGCCTAA
- a CDS encoding cation:dicarboxylate symporter family transporter produces the protein MATSASTPVRRDRIHYLYPAVVVAVVLGVAVGFLAPDVAVELRPIGTGFVNLIKMMITPVIFCTIVLGVGSVRQAAKVGRIGGLALGYFLAMSTVALLIGLVVGNLVHPGSALHLSESVAQAGQKAAGDTAAEGTADFLLGIIPTTLLSPLTEGNVLQALLVALLTGFAVQAMGARGEPVLRTVGVIQRLVFKILAMIMWLAPIGAFGAMAAVVGATGVDALISLAQIMLGFYATCAIFVAGVLGTLLWAVARINIFTLFRYLGREFLLILSTSSSESALPRLIAKMQHAGVSRSVVGITVPTGYSFNLDGTAIYLTMASLFVAQAMGDPLSVGEQVSLLLFMIIASKGAAGVTGAGLATLAGGLQSHRPDLVDGIGLIVGIDRFMSEARALTNFAGNAVATVLIGVWTREFDRDRARSVLRGDDPFDETTMVDDEHNAPEPVAGEQVAR, from the coding sequence ATGGCAACTTCCGCGTCAACACCGGTCCGCCGCGACCGGATCCACTACCTCTATCCGGCGGTCGTCGTCGCTGTCGTGCTCGGTGTCGCCGTCGGCTTCCTCGCCCCGGACGTCGCCGTCGAGCTGCGGCCGATCGGCACCGGCTTCGTCAACCTGATCAAAATGATGATCACCCCGGTCATCTTCTGCACCATCGTGCTGGGAGTCGGCTCGGTGCGGCAGGCCGCCAAGGTCGGCCGGATCGGCGGCCTGGCCCTGGGCTACTTCCTCGCCATGTCCACGGTGGCTCTGCTCATCGGGCTGGTGGTCGGCAACCTCGTGCATCCCGGCTCGGCGCTGCACCTCAGCGAGTCGGTGGCGCAGGCCGGACAGAAGGCGGCCGGCGACACCGCGGCCGAGGGCACCGCCGACTTCCTGCTCGGCATCATCCCGACCACGCTGCTGTCCCCGCTGACCGAGGGCAACGTGCTGCAAGCCCTGCTGGTGGCGTTGCTGACCGGCTTCGCGGTGCAGGCGATGGGCGCACGCGGCGAGCCGGTGCTGCGGACCGTCGGGGTGATCCAGCGGCTGGTCTTCAAGATCCTCGCGATGATCATGTGGCTGGCGCCGATCGGTGCATTCGGCGCCATGGCTGCCGTGGTCGGCGCGACCGGCGTCGACGCGCTCATCAGCCTCGCCCAGATCATGCTGGGCTTCTACGCCACCTGCGCGATCTTCGTGGCCGGAGTGCTCGGCACGCTGCTCTGGGCGGTCGCCCGGATCAACATCTTCACCCTGTTCCGCTACCTGGGCCGCGAGTTCCTGCTGATCCTGTCCACCTCGTCGTCCGAGTCGGCACTGCCCCGCCTGATCGCCAAGATGCAGCACGCCGGGGTCAGCAGGTCGGTCGTCGGCATCACGGTGCCAACCGGGTACTCGTTCAACCTCGACGGCACCGCCATCTACCTGACGATGGCCTCACTGTTCGTGGCCCAGGCGATGGGCGACCCGCTGTCGGTGGGCGAACAGGTCTCCCTGCTCCTTTTCATGATCATCGCGTCGAAGGGCGCGGCCGGGGTGACCGGCGCCGGCCTGGCAACCCTCGCCGGCGGACTGCAGAGCCACCGCCCCGACCTGGTCGACGGGATCGGGCTGATCGTGGGCATCGACCGATTCATGTCCGAGGCCCGGGCGCTGACCAACTTCGCCGGCAACGCGGTGGCCACCGTGCTCATCGGGGTGTGGACGCGCGAGTTCGACCGGGACCGGGCACGCTCGGTGCTGCGTGGTGACGATCCGTTCGACGAGACCACCATGGTCGACGACGAACACAACGCACCCGAGCCGGTCGCCGGCGAGCAGGTGGCCCGATGA
- a CDS encoding DUF4192 domain-containing protein: MQRPFIRLSNPTEAATVVPYLLGYQPHNSLTFLAIDNGTVGCAGAQELPDGPDYRHTAHDLAHVLLANDMTEVMLIGYGPREPMQQAIEQAIDVFEQAGVTVLQAMRVGEDQVWHVGCDEPDCKIKGLPYDPSTSIVAATATYAGVSIAPDRDALAARLAPVTGDERQRMRTAVRAALRSGRLPMHADTAAELVATLLDEAVTAATTRTRLSDDRAALLLLLLTSTQLREAAITRVHGTTEQVQVWTDLTRRAGSGQLAATPALYLALAALQRGDGVTAALAAHRACEADPDDEFADLFRRAIHAGISPEALRRTLHDD, encoded by the coding sequence ATGCAACGACCGTTCATCCGGCTCAGCAACCCCACCGAGGCCGCCACCGTCGTGCCGTACCTGCTCGGCTACCAGCCGCACAACAGCCTCACCTTCCTGGCCATCGACAACGGCACGGTCGGATGCGCCGGCGCCCAGGAACTGCCGGACGGCCCCGACTACCGGCACACCGCCCACGACCTGGCCCACGTCCTGCTGGCCAACGACATGACCGAGGTCATGCTGATCGGCTACGGCCCGCGCGAGCCGATGCAGCAGGCCATCGAGCAGGCCATCGACGTCTTCGAACAGGCCGGCGTGACCGTCCTGCAGGCGATGCGCGTCGGCGAGGACCAGGTGTGGCACGTCGGCTGCGACGAACCCGACTGCAAGATCAAAGGGCTTCCGTACGACCCGAGCACCTCGATCGTCGCCGCCACCGCCACCTACGCCGGGGTGAGCATCGCCCCCGACCGCGACGCCCTCGCCGCCCGGCTGGCTCCGGTCACCGGTGACGAACGCCAGCGGATGCGTACCGCGGTCCGGGCCGCCCTCCGATCCGGCCGGCTCCCGATGCACGCCGACACCGCCGCCGAGCTGGTCGCGACGCTGCTCGACGAAGCGGTCACCGCCGCCACCACCCGCACCCGGCTGTCCGACGACCGGGCCGCCCTGCTGCTGTTGCTGCTCACCTCCACCCAGCTACGCGAGGCCGCCATCACCCGCGTGCACGGCACCACCGAGCAGGTGCAGGTGTGGACCGACCTGACCCGCCGCGCCGGATCCGGCCAGCTCGCCGCCACCCCCGCCCTCTACCTGGCCCTGGCCGCCCTGCAACGCGGCGACGGCGTCACCGCCGCGCTCGCCGCCCACCGCGCCTGCGAAGCCGACCCGGACGACGAGTTCGCCGACCTGTTCCGGCGCGCCATCCACGCCGGCATCAGCCCGGAAGCACTGCGCCGGACCCTGCACGACGACTGA
- a CDS encoding RHS repeat-associated core domain-containing protein has protein sequence MGRRDTRTTGGTTTNYLFAGQNAVQENVGGTATAHMVPGGIDEIFARITPTRTQSLLTDSLGSTIGLADTTAVNAEYSYDPFGTTTVNGNDSGNTIRFTGREDEGNGLYNYRSRFYAPGTGRFLSRDPLGLASGDTNLYTYVLNQPTGLVDPMGTKPQQSSDLESGADEALVRAHQIHNWHL, from the coding sequence ATGGGCCGCCGCGACACCCGCACCACCGGCGGCACCACCACCAACTACCTCTTCGCCGGGCAGAACGCCGTCCAAGAAAACGTCGGCGGCACCGCCACCGCCCACATGGTGCCCGGCGGCATCGACGAAATCTTCGCCCGCATCACGCCGACCAGAACCCAATCGCTGCTCACCGACAGCCTCGGCTCCACCATCGGCCTGGCCGACACCACCGCGGTCAACGCCGAATACAGCTACGACCCGTTCGGCACCACCACCGTCAACGGCAACGACAGCGGTAACACCATCCGCTTCACCGGCCGCGAAGACGAAGGCAACGGCCTCTACAACTACCGCTCCCGCTTCTACGCCCCCGGCACCGGTCGATTCCTCAGCCGCGACCCGCTCGGCCTCGCCTCCGGCGACACCAACCTCTACACCTATGTGCTCAACCAGCCCACCGGCCTGGTCGACCCGATGGGCACCAAACCGCAACAATCCTCGGATCTGGAGAGTGGCGCGGACGAGGCTCTTGTCCGCGCCCATCAAATCCACAACTGGCATCTGTGA
- a CDS encoding GGDEF domain-containing protein, protein MTGRIERSVSCGVLVVLVAEVLLVAGAVVADRVLGAVGPVLAALVPAHAAFVSALVARSRAEAAQARRDPVTGVFVRRVAEQFLDQASGELTVALVDGDDLHGVNQRFGHAGGDALLATLAERLCSVAGPGELVARLGGDEFVLISRRPPEQVQDALAAVLAAPMALFGRPFAVRFSAGVCRLTGGDHRRAFARADRLMYAAKRQGGGIVLASR, encoded by the coding sequence ATGACCGGCCGGATCGAACGTTCCGTGTCCTGCGGGGTGCTGGTGGTTCTGGTGGCGGAGGTGCTGTTGGTCGCCGGGGCGGTGGTCGCGGATCGGGTGTTGGGTGCTGTCGGCCCGGTGTTGGCCGCGTTGGTCCCGGCGCACGCGGCTTTCGTCAGTGCGCTCGTCGCCCGCTCCCGCGCCGAGGCGGCGCAGGCCCGCCGCGATCCGGTGACCGGGGTGTTCGTGCGCCGGGTCGCCGAGCAGTTCCTCGACCAGGCCTCGGGGGAGCTGACGGTGGCGCTGGTCGACGGGGACGACCTGCACGGCGTCAACCAGCGATTCGGGCACGCCGGCGGCGATGCCCTGCTGGCCACCCTCGCCGAGCGGCTCTGCTCGGTTGCCGGACCGGGGGAGCTGGTGGCCCGGCTCGGCGGCGACGAGTTCGTCCTGATCAGCCGCCGCCCACCCGAACAGGTTCAGGACGCTCTGGCGGCCGTGCTGGCGGCGCCGATGGCGTTGTTCGGCCGGCCGTTCGCGGTCCGGTTCAGTGCCGGCGTCTGCCGGCTCACCGGCGGTGACCACCGGCGGGCGTTCGCCCGCGCGGACCGCCTGATGTACGCCGCCAAACGCCAAGGCGGCGGCATCGTCCTGGCGTCCCGCTAG